TGTACCTAAAATATCAAAACTGTTGGAAGGGGTAATTGAAGTAGAAGATGACGTGCTCATAAGAGAATCAACCATGTATGCATTTATTCTATCTTTTCCCCTCAGTGTATTTGTAGCATACTTTGACCTTAGCATTTGTAGATGCTTTTTTGGGACGTTGATGCCTAAATGGTGAATAAACGGAAAGTCTCGAATTAAAATCTCTGGATGAAAATCTGCAATTTCTTCGTATACCTTATTCTGTAACAGTCTCTTTGTTGGCTCAAAGTTGTCGAAAGACCAATCAATAGAATCAGTAGTGTTGGAATCCAATGAGATTAATTCTGGTTCAATAGagttatttgatttaaacTGAATGTTATGAGCACTAGATGATTTTGGAGAGTCGTACCCTgagttaatattaattccatTGAAATATGGATGCGATAGAGCCTCTTCAGCTGTTATTCGCTTTTTTGGATTAAAGCTTAgcattttttcaataagGTCAATAGCTTCAGGGCAATTAAATCCAGGGAATAAAGTTGAAATATGCCTACCCTTATAGTTTGGAAGCGTGTCTAAGTACTTTCTCGCATTCTCGGTACTCCCCTTGTAAGGAAGCCAGGAATCTAAGTCATCTCTGCTTGGGGTACCCAAACAAGAAATAATAGCTTTAAGTTGATCTAGATGGTCATGACCAGCAAACAAAGCACTccttttaattaattcagcAAAAATACAGCCTGCACTCCATATATCCACAGCTTTATCGTATCTATTTACACACAAAATTATTTCGGGTGCCCTGTACCATCTCGTAACTACATAATCTGTTAATTCGTCCTTGCTTTTATCAATATCACAGACATTTCCTCTTGCTAAGCCAAAATCACAAATCTTTAAATCACATGATAAGTTTACAAGGATATTTGATGGCTTCAGATCACGGTGTATAATATTTACCTTATGTAGGTAAGATAATCCTCTCAAAATTTGATACATAAAATATTGTATATGCTCATTTGTCAGTGTCTGTTTACTATATATCACACGGTGCAAATCTGTCTCCATTAACTGAGTaacaatatatatatcttcaaaattcGGAGAGTCTGGAGGAAGAAGATCAATAATACCCAAAATGTTTTCGTGTTGAAGCTGCCTTAAAAGCTTAATTTCTCTTAGAATTCTCTTTGCATCTATTAAGTCCTGAAATGCATCAAATATCTTCTTTACTGCAATATAAGATCCTCGAGATTTATCGTAAAATGAAACTACACATCCATAGGCACCACTTCcaacttttttaataaacttgTAATGCTCGGGAACTGTGTACGTGCTTCCATCTTCTACATTTAcagtaatattttttgtgattttcattatttcatagattatcaaaataatcTACATTACGAATTTATAATCTTACGGCCTTTTAGTGGTacatttcaatattaataatccCACATGTTAAACATGTGGGCATTTTACCGCCTTAGCTACGGCACGACGTTCTTTGAGTGGAAATTATGAAGTTACAAAAAATTTACAACCAAATATTcattgaaaaatttattaaaggaGTTGAAAGTGTGTCGCCAATTACAagttaataaaatgaatttgaatggtaaaaatttaattgataCATATTTTTAGCGAATAAGCAATAGTATATAGAGCTTCtagatttaatttttttgtattgcaattacaaatttgaataatcaTGGCGCCCTAAGCGCCTATGTTCATGCATGACAGAAAAATCAGCGAGTGTAGACGGAGTGTGCAAAGCGAATTAATGTCTTAGTCTATAGTGTTGTATCTAAAGCCGTGCTCTCGCTCATATTTTTATAGCTATACACATACTTCGGTCCCAGacaataattatattatattttttgcTTAGTACCGTAGGGGACTTAATTTGgtattattcaaattattacgAATGGATGGAATTTGGAAAAGACTTGTTTCTGGAGGGAAGAATCACTCTTCAAAAGAGGGCGGCAATAGTCAGAAAAATGCAGTTGCTGCTAACAATCGGACATGTGAAAATGGCCGAAGTTTAGATTTTAATACCAATAATAAGTCCCACaataatccaaataatGACACCCGTTATCCTGCTACTTCAAACATGAACAAGCATGACACGGATATATCAGGGAATAACCAGAAAAAATATAGCATCGACGATTTTCAGCTTATTAGAACATTAGGAACAGGCTCGTTCGGAAGAGTTTTCTTATCTAAGCACAAGGAAGATAATAGCATTTATGCAATAAAAAGACTTAAAAAGAGTGTGGTTATTCGGCAAAAGCAGGTGGACCATATTACAAATGAAAAAGCGATTCTTTCAAGAATTAAACATCCATTTTTAGTTAGAATGTTTGGAACATTTAAAGATGACCGATATTTATACATTATGATGGAATTTGTTATAGGGGGAGAGTTTTTCACATACCTAAGAAGGTGTAGGCACTTTGACAATGAAACTTCGAGGTTTTATGCTGCGCAAGTCGTGTTAATGTTTGAATATTTGCACGGAAAAAACATTATATATAGAGATCTTAAACCAGAAAATATTCTAATTGACAAAGATGGGTATTTGAAGCTAACTGATTTTGGATTTGCAAAGGCAATCGAATATAGGACGTTTACACTTTGTGGGACGCCTGAATATATCGCTCCAGAAGTTCTTTTAAACAAGGGCCATGGAAAGCCGGTTGATTGGTGGACGCTGGGCATATTGATATATGAAATGGTTGTAGGCTTTCCCCCTTTTTATGATGATGAACCTATGGGTATCTATCAAAAAATTCTAGCGGGTAAGATTTTTTTCCCTAAGTATTTTGACAAAAATTGTAAAAGTTTGGTAAAAAGACTACTTACTCCGGATTTAACAAAAAGATATGGTAACCTCAAAGGTGGTGTTAGTGATATAAAACTACACAAGTGGTTTTATAATTATGACTTTAATTCTTTGATATCAAGGAAAGTTGACCCCCCGTATATTCCTAAGGTCAACTCGTATGATGATTCATCgaattttgaagaatatcCAGATAGCCATGAACAACCTACTACTGTTACAGGTAATGCTGATCCATTCGTTGACTGGTAGTTTAACATATACATAGCTTAATCCTGCCCAAATAGTTATGTCTTTCTAgttatttctttcaattgCAGCACACTTGACTTAGAAGATATTGTAAATGACTGTGTTGTAATATTCCATTAGTATTtaaatgatattttattttttacaGTGTTTATAATGCgtaaataatcaattatCAACAAAGCAGTTTCCCTGACTATATTTTAGGCTAACGTGATCGCTATACTCGCACGGAGTACAGGAAGAAAATATGCTATTTGTAAGCAGGTTTCCTTTATTGGGGTAAGctttattatcttttaaGTTATGCTCAAAACATTCTTCAATACAGAAGCACTCTCTTTCAGAATTTTCTGGAAAgaaatctttaaattcattactTTGATTCTCACTATGCTTTATGAAATAATTCTCATCAATTATTTCTCGAGAAAGCGTGTTGTCAACAATTTTATGGAATGAATTGGACTCAATGTTATCGTATCTTTCTTCAAACTCTATCTCTTGATGACTATTCCCTAAACAGTTACAAGTCAGTTTATTTGgttcattaaaaatagGTGATTCAACAGTTTTTTCAACATACCTCCTTGGTCCATAAGAACTTGAAGAAGGCAATACGGAACGTCTATTAGAAGGATATTCAGCCTGAATAGTGCAGAAAGAAGCAGATGAGCCCGAACAAATAGGTGTAATACAATTCCCTGCTAACGTTGGGTGTCTTAAATTTCCTTTAACTGAGCCATCAGCATTTATTGAACCTTGTAAATTTGGGCTTACTCCTATGTTGCTGCTTGCACTGTaaaattgattatattGGGgtttttgattatttgcGTTGTACGAGTATgcattgttattattatactTTCTTTTGCTATATTTAGCTTTTTtcattcttcttttttgtGATATACATCTTCCAGTAAGGAAAAAAGCTCTGCATGGATAAATACAGCACTTAAGACACGGAACCAAACATCCATACACAGGGTTTATATCCTTAAATTCATCCCCATCTACTCCTTCAAATTCAAGTTGATCTTTTTTCACATTCTCCTTCCTGCACCCTCTAGGACTAATATTTTGACAAAACCTACGTTCCTCTTCTTCACGTCTGATTGacatattttttcaagtagacaaaaataaaagaataaaattcaattaagCTAAGAGATAATTAAACTTTTGTAGAGGTCTACCTAGTCCcatttttctaaaattgttttgtagaattattataacAAAGTTTCCAAAGTGCCCGGACCTCTGGTTTGAATAAGCTGGAGTAATGATGGATgcaaatataatatatttgtcTATAATTGGAacatttaaagaattaaatatttgactATTTATTCGTCTTCGTCGTCATCttcaatatcatcatcatcaccCTCACCGCTATTAGAGTTTAGCCCAATTTCTTGGTTTATTAGGCCGGGAATCATCCACTGCTTGCtgttttcaatttcaattgCACGTTTTAATGCAATacttttttctatttcaaaCATTTGTTTGCTCTCCTCATTAGTGAATTCcttaatttgaataaggAAATCATGTACAAGTCTTTGAAAGTCAGAGATGGTTTTGCTATGAACACTATTGAAAAGTTCAAGTACAAAGACTTCAACTTGCTCTTTTTGGACGGTAATGAACGATTTGATGAGTAAGTCTGCAATATACTCCATAACTCCtacttttgaaattttacaTGTGGTTCCTTGGCAAGAATCGCATATTAATGAAGAGTTAGAAGCTATATTTGTTTGCTTATTGCCTTGATTTCCTTCAAATAGAGAGAATTCTGAGATTTTAATCAGCTCATAAAGTACCA
This is a stretch of genomic DNA from Cryptosporidium parvum Iowa II chromosome 3, whole genome shotgun sequence. It encodes these proteins:
- a CDS encoding MAPK — protein: MKITKNITVNVEDGSTYTVPEHYKFIKKVGSGAYGCVVSFYDKSRGSYIAVKKIFDAFQDLIDAKRILREIKLLRQLQHENILGIIDLLPPDSPNFEDIYIVTQLMETDLHRVIYSKQTLTNEHIQYFMYQILRGLSYLHKVNIIHRDLKPSNILVNLSCDLKICDFGLARGNVCDIDKSKDELTDYVVTRWYRAPEIILCVNRYDKAVDIWSAGCIFAELIKRSALFAGHDHLDQLKAIISCLGTPSRDDLDSWLPYKGSTENARKYLDTLPNYKGRHISTLFPGFNCPEAIDLIEKMLSFNPKKRITAEEALSHPYFNGININSGYDSPKSSSAHNIQFKSNNSIEPELISLDSNTTDSIDWSFDNFEPTKRLLQNKVYEEIADFHPEILIRDFPFIHHLGINVPKKHLQMLRSKYATNTLRGKDRINAYMVDSLMSTSSSTSITPSNSFDILGTIDMVKRLSIVHKQNRMSNSQPAQSGTIIPSNDYDVGSEGLLLHRSQELCLTTPALQKRTYPFISYPSDSESGNDANLNMENTVIGVGQRVKSTTDNLKRIAYGKTESNI
- a CDS encoding protein kinase, cAMP-dependent, catalytic chain — protein: MDGIWKRLVSGGKNHSSKEGGNSQKNAVAANNRTCENGRSLDFNTNNKSHNNPNNDTRYPATSNMNKHDTDISGNNQKKYSIDDFQLIRTLGTGSFGRVFLSKHKEDNSIYAIKRLKKSVVIRQKQVDHITNEKAILSRIKHPFLVRMFGTFKDDRYLYIMMEFVIGGEFFTYLRRCRHFDNETSRFYAAQVVLMFEYLHGKNIIYRDLKPENILIDKDGYLKLTDFGFAKAIEYRTFTLCGTPEYIAPEVLLNKGHGKPVDWWTLGILIYEMVVGFPPFYDDEPMGIYQKILAGKIFFPKYFDKNCKSLVKRLLTPDLTKRYGNLKGGVSDIKLHKWFYNYDFNSLISRKVDPPYIPKVNSYDDSSNFEEYPDSHEQPTTVTGNADPFVDW